Proteins encoded together in one Thermococcus barophilus MP window:
- a CDS encoding helix-turn-helix domain-containing protein, whose product MSNEEVVLEVMKKAGKPLKSAEIAEMTGIPKKEVDKIIKKLKKEGKIVSPKRCYYAPAE is encoded by the coding sequence ATGAGCAATGAGGAAGTTGTTTTGGAGGTCATGAAAAAAGCCGGAAAGCCGCTCAAAAGCGCCGAAATTGCTGAGATGACTGGCATACCGAAGAAAGAAGTTGATAAGATAATCAAAAAGCTCAAAAAGGAAGGAAAGATAGTATCTCCAAAGCGCTGCTATTATGCTCCAGCTGAGTGA
- a CDS encoding ferritin-like domain-containing protein, which translates to MKMESPLEVYMKKAEIEEKVKEVLREVSKMPLKDILSYIIKGEKDATDLYTFLYENVPSRYLKEKFRQFMEVEISHDKKVTEIFNTLYPNEEPSDVPFESWTNVFKDREFKIKTLRDYLDILEVAMKSERLAEEVYLYVSKHIPNPEYKGLFIELAKDEHDHYEFLKQEYETYEKAKAEQDFQELIKELMKDKKRA; encoded by the coding sequence ATGAAGATGGAGAGCCCTTTGGAGGTTTACATGAAGAAGGCTGAGATTGAAGAGAAGGTTAAGGAAGTTCTGAGAGAAGTCTCAAAAATGCCACTTAAGGATATTCTAAGTTACATTATCAAAGGAGAAAAAGATGCAACCGACTTGTACACTTTTCTTTATGAGAACGTCCCAAGCAGATATCTTAAGGAGAAGTTCAGGCAGTTTATGGAGGTGGAAATTTCCCACGATAAGAAAGTCACAGAAATTTTTAACACCTTATATCCAAATGAGGAACCTTCTGATGTCCCCTTTGAAAGCTGGACCAATGTTTTTAAGGACAGGGAATTTAAGATCAAGACGCTTAGAGATTATCTCGACATTCTGGAAGTTGCGATGAAGTCTGAGAGACTTGCTGAAGAGGTTTATCTGTACGTGTCGAAGCACATACCAAACCCAGAGTATAAGGGTCTCTTTATTGAACTTGCAAAGGATGAGCATGATCATTACGAATTCTTAAAGCAGGAATATGAAACTTACGAGAAGGCGAAAGCAGAACAGGACTTCCAGGAGCTCATTAAAGAGCTCATGAAAGATAAAAAGAGAGCGTGA